The genome window TATTCGGAGACGGAGAAATCGCCTGGGTGGAAGCGAAGGCGAAACTCTTTCGAGATAAACATTCGAATCCTCTTCGCGTAGTCGGAACCGTAACCGACGTCACCGAACGAAAAAGAGCCGAGGAAGAATTGAAGGCCTCCGAATTGAGGTTCCAGACCTTTTATCAATTTTCGAACGAAGCGATTCTTCTCGTCGAACGGGGAAAAATCCGTATTTCGGATTCGAACCTTGCGTTTCAGAAATTATTCGGATATACGGCAGCGGAAGCGATCGGGCTCAACGTCGCACGTTTATTGTCCAAAGAATCACTCCAAGACCTTCTTTCCAAAAAGTTTCTCATCGGCAGCAAGGATTCGATGGAAGTCGTCGCCAAAAAGAAGAACGGAAATTTATTTCCTGCGATTATCAGCCAAAGAGTGTTCGTAAGCAAAGGTAGCACCTATTATTCCGTCAACATCATCGACACGACTCCGTTCAAGGAAGCCGAGGAACTTCGGATCATAAACGACGAGATCCGCGTTCGAAACAGATTGATCGAAATCCAAAAGACCGAACTTGAAAACACTCTCGACAATTTGAAGAAGACGCAGTCGCAGCTCATTCAAAGCGAAAAGATGGCCGCTCTGGGACAACTCATGGCGGGAATCGCGCACGAGATCAACAACCCGATCGGAGCGGTTCAAGCTTCCAATCAGAACATTCAGGAATGTTTAAATCGATTTCGTTCCCTATTGCCCGGAGTTCAAATCGCGATGGGAACCTTGAATGCTGAAATGAGGGAACTCTCAGCCGAGTTTATCGAAAGCGCGATCCAGAGCAACGAACACTATACGGGAATGGAACAGAGAAACCGTAAGAAGGCGATCACAAGCGTGCTGGAATCCAAGAAGATCCCCACACGTCTCGCGGTTTCCTACGCGGACACGTTAGTCGACATGGGCATCGGAGAACTCAACGAAAAATTCATTCCACTTCTACTGCTCGACCAATCCGAATTGATTTTGGAATATTCTTCCCTCGAGTCCTACTTTTTTAGGAATACAAAAACGGTCCAAGTCGCCGTGGATCGGATTTCCAAAATTCTATACGCTCTCAAAAACTTTTCGCACTTCGATAACGCAGGGGAAAAAATTCTCGCATCCGTCAAGGACACGATCGAAACCGTTCTCACGATCTATCACAATCAACTCAAGAAGGGTGTGGATCTTCAGAAGGACTTCGACGATGTCCCGCCGATTCTTTGTTATCCGGACGACCTTCTCCATATCTGGACCAATCTCATCTACAATTCTTTGCAGGCGATGCAGTTCAAAGGGGCGATCACCATCCGATTGAAACAGGTAAACGGAGAATTGATGGTGGATGTGAAAGACAATGGCCCCGGTATTCCGCAGGAGATACAGGATAAAATCTTCGAACCGTTTTTTACGACAAAAGCTCCGGGAGAAGGAAGCGGACTCGGTTTGGATATCGTGAAAAAGATCGTACAAAAACACGAAGGAAGAATCGAACTCGAAAGCGTTCCGGGCAGCACATCGTTTCGGATCTACTTACCGATCGAGAATTAAAACCACACTGTAAGAAAAATCCTGTCGTAGTTCCGACAATCTCCCGTGAAAACGCGCGCCCCGCCCTAATTGGGTGGAGGAGGCGGGTCCGCGGGAAAAAATCGGAAAATTTTCTATATCACGAAATCGGACTTACGTCAAATCGAATTGTTTCGTTTTCTTAAATGTTCCGACAGGAAACAAAGAATGATTCTTGCGAAAAACTTACTCCATTGGGTCTGTTGCGCTCAGCTTCGCTGAGGATCAACGCCGACTAAGTCAGCTTATGATTGCAACGCTCCCTAAGTTGCAACCCATAGAGAGCAACTTGCTGGGTTCGTCGCATTTCAAGGACTCAATAAACGCCGATCCATAGAGAGGCGCTTATCCCTCTAACGCAGTCGTAATCGTGGAGACGAGTTCGCGTTCGTCCCAAGGTTTTTTCAGATAAGAGCGCAGATTGATTTCTTTTTTCAGGGCTTCGATGGACGAATCGTCCGCGTGACCGGTCACGATCACCTTTTGAATCTCCGGATATTTGCTGTGAACCTGTCTAAGGAATTCGTCTCCCTTAACGTTAGGCATCAACCAATCGGAAATAATAATAAGAATACGAACATCTTCATGAATTAACTCTTCGATGATCTGCCAAGCCTCTCCGGCGTCGAGCGCCGTTTCGTACCTGTACCCGTCTCCTAGATGACGTTTCACCTGGGATTTCATGCTCATGAGGATCAGAGCTTCATCGTCTACAAAAAGAATTGCCTTATCCAACTGAAATACTCACCTATTCTATTCGACTTATCGAATCGTCAAAAAACGCAAGGCGTTACGTTATTTGGAAAAAAAATAATGGCAAGCGAATTTTGGAAAAAAGTAATCACCGGCCTCAAATCGTAACTTGGGGTATGGGGAGAATCTCCGCAGCCGGTTCCATGATATAATATCCCTGACAATATTCCACACCTAAGGAGCGAACGGTATCGAATTCTCCCCTTCCGGCTACGAATTCGGCAATCACCTTTGCTCCGATCCGGTGCGCCATCTCCGTCATTGCAGAGGCGAGAAGATAGGGAGTTTTACTAAGGTGAATTCCTTGGATGAATTTTCCGTCGATCTTGATATAATCGGGATCGATTTCCATCAGCCTCTCGAAGTTCGATTGATCTACCCCGAAATCGTCGATTGCGATCTTACATCCGCATTCCTTGAGTTCCTTCAAGGTCTCCAGACCTCTTTCCCCTCCTCGAAGACGGTCGGTTTCCAGAATTTCCAGCGTTAGGCGATCCGGCGCGATTTCGTAATGCTGCAAACGGCTGATGACCCAAAGCGCAAATCCCTTTTTTTCCAGATCCGATTCGGAAATGTTCACGGAAAAAGAATATTCCGGATATTTGGCAAAGTAGCGGATCGATTTTTCGATCATGATCGGCGTCAAAAGACGGATGATTCCCGTGGATCTTGCGATCGAAATAAAACTCGCGGGCGAGTATACTCTATCTCCTTCCTGAATTCTCGCGAGACATTCAAATTTCGTAATCTTCTCGAGTTTGTTGTCGTAGATTCCCTGAAAATACGGAATCACATTACCCGCGTTAATCGCGTCGTTCAATTTTCTTCCCAGAACGAGATTGATCTGATACTGATCCCCTTCCTCCATCGCGTTGGAGTAATTCATCAGTTCGAGTTCCCCGTTTTGGGCGGCGTGCATCATCGCGATTCTCGCTTTGTAATAAAGCGAAGACTGATGCGTCGCGACTCCGATCGAAACGTTCACGCGGAACGAAATCCCGTCCGCCTCGATGTATTCCGAACGTAAAAGAATTCGAAACGCTACCAACAAAGAATGGAACTTGCTCTCCTCCACGTTGGAAAGAATGGCAACTTCGTCCTGATAGAGATGAAAGAGACTTCCCGACTTCTCCATAAATGCGGAAAGAGAGGTCAGAAACTGATTCAGAACCTTATGATATACTCCCACTCCGAAATGATGCGTGGTCGAAGTGGAGGATTCGATCCGAATGACAGCAAGAGTGGACTGTAGTCCCTGCGTTTCCCGTTCGTCCAAGGCTCTTCGCAGACTTTCGAGATTGGGCCGCCCCGTTTCCCGATCGAACAAAAGAGTCGTTTCGAGTTTATGGTTCAATGCCAATAAGGACTGATCCGAAAAATAGGACTTCAATGCTTCGCGGATGGTAAGAATGAGATCGTTCGAATCCCAGGGTTTGGATAAATATCTGTATAAGTTCGCGTGATTCAACGCATTCCCGACGGCGTCCGCGGAAGCCTGACCGGTAAGCATGATCTTTCTGATTTCCGGTTTTTTATCGTGAATGCGGATGAGAAGTTCGTCCCCTTTCACTCCCGGCATCACTTGATCGCAGACGATTACGGGGACATCGATTCCTTTCGAGACGTATTCTTCCAAAATCTCCCAAGCGGATTCGGCGTCTTCCGCGGTTTCGATATCGTATTCTTTTCCGAAGGCGAGCTTGAGTTGTTCTTTCAGTCCTCTCAATATGATGAGTTCGTCGTCGACCAAAAGGATGACAGGTTTCGAGTCCTTGTTTTCTTCCTGAGGATTTTGGGTTCCGTCCATTCAATGATCCTAAAACGGTAATTCGTTTAACATTCTTCTTTACCGCGTTTCCCAACGCTCAATGTGGCT of Leptospira sanjuanensis contains these proteins:
- a CDS encoding response regulator, translating into MDKAILFVDDEALILMSMKSQVKRHLGDGYRYETALDAGEAWQIIEELIHEDVRILIIISDWLMPNVKGDEFLRQVHSKYPEIQKVIVTGHADDSSIEALKKEINLRSYLKKPWDERELVSTITTALEG
- a CDS encoding GGDEF/EAL-containing response regulator; translated protein: MDGTQNPQEENKDSKPVILLVDDELIILRGLKEQLKLAFGKEYDIETAEDAESAWEILEEYVSKGIDVPVIVCDQVMPGVKGDELLIRIHDKKPEIRKIMLTGQASADAVGNALNHANLYRYLSKPWDSNDLILTIREALKSYFSDQSLLALNHKLETTLLFDRETGRPNLESLRRALDERETQGLQSTLAVIRIESSTSTTHHFGVGVYHKVLNQFLTSLSAFMEKSGSLFHLYQDEVAILSNVEESKFHSLLVAFRILLRSEYIEADGISFRVNVSIGVATHQSSLYYKARIAMMHAAQNGELELMNYSNAMEEGDQYQINLVLGRKLNDAINAGNVIPYFQGIYDNKLEKITKFECLARIQEGDRVYSPASFISIARSTGIIRLLTPIMIEKSIRYFAKYPEYSFSVNISESDLEKKGFALWVISRLQHYEIAPDRLTLEILETDRLRGGERGLETLKELKECGCKIAIDDFGVDQSNFERLMEIDPDYIKIDGKFIQGIHLSKTPYLLASAMTEMAHRIGAKVIAEFVAGRGEFDTVRSLGVEYCQGYYIMEPAAEILPIPQVTI